The following coding sequences are from one Calditrichota bacterium window:
- a CDS encoding sugar phosphate isomerase/epimerase, which produces MKKRAKVGITIDNFKGLSPSQLLTIISKFGVKFVELTESVFDDLDNVKKAVSGIETGFHLPNLHDFGYDFSHRDKHDHIQNLIALINENYRDLHIQYCLSHPPEKEHGSQPTTEQVEYLLSNLNQLQVPLVIENTQFMSPEQFEKFYRQAQSVLGDKLVGKCFDAPHYLLSGNDPVEFLSQMDGDIFCLHLSDCKNNVDAHLPFGLGGQLPVAEILEKVKQQNFDGFVNLELMPRKLSDIRPLIESYLMVMKTFDYPQYLRSKLQLLLHYSSLTKIVSNAFKE; this is translated from the coding sequence TTGAAAAAAAGAGCTAAAGTTGGCATTACCATTGATAACTTCAAGGGATTGTCCCCTTCGCAGTTGTTGACAATTATCTCGAAATTCGGCGTCAAATTCGTGGAATTAACGGAGTCCGTTTTTGACGATTTGGACAATGTCAAAAAAGCAGTTTCCGGCATTGAAACAGGATTCCATTTGCCCAATTTGCACGACTTTGGATATGATTTTTCTCACCGTGATAAACATGATCATATTCAAAATCTAATCGCCCTGATTAATGAAAATTATCGCGATCTGCACATTCAATATTGTCTTTCGCACCCGCCTGAAAAGGAGCATGGCTCTCAGCCGACAACGGAACAAGTCGAATATCTGTTATCGAATTTAAATCAGTTGCAGGTCCCCTTAGTAATAGAAAACACGCAATTCATGAGTCCAGAGCAATTTGAAAAATTTTATCGCCAGGCTCAATCTGTCCTCGGTGACAAGCTTGTCGGAAAATGTTTCGACGCGCCGCATTATCTTCTTTCCGGTAATGATCCGGTCGAATTTTTGAGTCAAATGGACGGCGATATTTTTTGTTTGCATCTTTCTGATTGCAAAAACAATGTGGACGCACACCTGCCTTTCGGTCTGGGCGGACAGTTGCCCGTCGCTGAAATTTTAGAAAAAGTCAAACAGCAAAATTTTGACGGTTTCGTTAATCTGGAACTCATGCCGAGGAAATTATCCGATATTCGACCGCTAATCGAAAGTTATTTGATGGTCATGAAAACTTTTGATTATCCTCAATATTTGCGCTCAAAACTTCAGCTTTTGCTTCATTATTCATCACTGACAAAAATCGTGAGCAATGCCTTTAAAGAGTGA
- a CDS encoding YhdH/YhfP family quinone oxidoreductase, translated as MQIKQPFRAYLATKDDSGDTHAEIVPRNLSDLPQGDVTIQVAYSSLNYKDALSATGVYGVTRNYPHVPGIDAAGIVARSENSDFQPGDRVLVTGYDLGADTDGGYEEYIRVPADWVVPLPLDLSLKQGMILGTAGFTAAIGINAALENNLKPSAGEVVVTGATGGVGSIAVALLAKEKFQVVAVTGKADAVDFLKFLGASRVIGREELNDQSNKPLLKMVWAGGMDTVGGNTLSTLVRSTRNHGVISACGVVAGAELNLTVYPFILRGVRLIGVDSAQWPKEPRWKIWRRLAHEWKIEQLEDIATTIQLEQLPEYIEKILQGKIRGRVVVEINGELE; from the coding sequence ATGCAAATAAAACAACCCTTTCGCGCTTATCTGGCGACAAAAGACGACTCCGGCGACACGCACGCTGAAATTGTTCCGCGAAATTTATCCGATTTGCCGCAAGGAGACGTGACCATTCAGGTCGCCTATTCTTCGTTGAATTACAAAGATGCGCTTTCCGCGACCGGTGTTTACGGCGTGACGCGGAATTATCCGCACGTCCCCGGAATTGACGCCGCAGGGATTGTCGCCCGCAGTGAAAATTCCGATTTCCAGCCCGGCGACCGTGTGCTCGTGACCGGCTATGATCTGGGAGCAGACACCGACGGCGGCTACGAAGAATACATTCGCGTTCCCGCGGACTGGGTTGTGCCGCTGCCTTTGGATTTGTCGCTGAAACAGGGTATGATTCTGGGCACAGCCGGCTTTACCGCGGCAATTGGCATTAACGCCGCGCTGGAAAATAATCTGAAACCGTCGGCCGGCGAAGTTGTCGTCACCGGCGCGACCGGCGGCGTGGGTTCCATTGCGGTCGCACTGCTGGCAAAGGAAAAATTCCAGGTGGTGGCGGTCACCGGGAAAGCCGACGCCGTCGATTTTTTGAAATTTCTCGGAGCGAGCCGGGTAATTGGCAGAGAAGAACTGAACGACCAAAGCAACAAGCCTCTGCTGAAAATGGTCTGGGCCGGCGGCATGGACACGGTCGGCGGAAACACGCTGTCAACGCTGGTCAGATCGACCAGAAATCACGGCGTCATTTCCGCGTGCGGCGTTGTCGCTGGCGCAGAGTTGAACCTGACTGTTTATCCTTTCATTTTACGCGGCGTGCGGTTGATCGGCGTTGATTCCGCGCAATGGCCCAAAGAGCCGCGCTGGAAAATCTGGCGCAGATTAGCTCATGAGTGGAAAATTGAGCAGTTAGAAGACATTGCAACGACCATTCAGTTGGAGCAGCTTCCTGAATACATCGAGAAAATTCTCCAGGGAAAAATTCGCGGTAGAGTGGTTGTGGAAATTAATGGGGAACTGGAATAG